The following are encoded in a window of bacterium SCSIO 12643 genomic DNA:
- a CDS encoding alkaline phosphatase family protein, whose protein sequence is MYFRYLLFVVFSVFLISCSTQKDQKTSAIYTDLPENEIIRTENNSAESMQKPYVILVSIDGFRYDYAKKYNATNLLKFDVSAKKLIPSFPSKTFPNHYALVTGLHPGHNGLVSNSFYDREKKEHYTISNRKAVENPSYYKGLPIWVLASQNKMVSASMFWVGSEAPISDTYPTYYFKYNGKVTDQQRVNQTIKWLDLPQKIRPHFITLYFSITDDVGHKYGPESEEMRMAVQHIDSTIGYLVTETQKLNLPVNIIVVSDHGMLEVDLENVIYPEEFIPSGTITSNSFPFMVYSEDSIFLDSLYVNLKQDTTRFNVYLKSNTPEHFYYDTQDPRVGDLIIMPKPPYTFGKKGKPIHPGSSTHGYDPLACPEMGAIFYAKGPAFQKNLELDSLYNVDVYPLVAKILNLEFDQNQIDGTILSSAPILK, encoded by the coding sequence ATGTATTTCAGGTATTTACTTTTCGTTGTTTTTTCTGTATTCCTTATTTCTTGTTCCACACAAAAAGATCAAAAAACTTCAGCAATTTATACTGACCTCCCTGAAAACGAAATTATTCGTACCGAAAATAACAGCGCTGAATCCATGCAAAAACCGTATGTCATTTTGGTTTCCATTGATGGTTTTCGCTACGACTACGCTAAAAAATACAATGCGACCAATCTTCTTAAATTTGACGTTTCAGCCAAAAAACTCATTCCATCATTTCCAAGTAAAACCTTTCCGAATCATTATGCTTTAGTTACAGGTCTTCATCCCGGACATAATGGTTTGGTTAGTAATTCATTTTATGATCGTGAAAAAAAAGAGCATTATACCATTTCAAATAGAAAAGCGGTAGAAAATCCGTCTTACTATAAAGGGTTGCCAATATGGGTCTTAGCATCTCAAAACAAAATGGTTTCAGCCAGTATGTTTTGGGTAGGTTCAGAGGCTCCTATTTCAGATACATACCCAACTTATTATTTCAAATACAATGGAAAAGTCACTGATCAACAACGAGTGAATCAAACCATTAAATGGTTGGATCTACCCCAAAAGATACGCCCACATTTTATTACTTTATATTTCTCCATCACGGATGATGTTGGACATAAATACGGACCTGAATCTGAAGAAATGAGAATGGCTGTTCAACACATTGATAGCACTATTGGATATTTGGTTACTGAAACACAAAAATTAAATCTCCCTGTAAATATTATTGTCGTTTCCGATCATGGGATGTTGGAAGTGGATCTTGAAAACGTTATTTATCCTGAAGAATTTATTCCCTCAGGAACCATAACATCTAACAGTTTCCCTTTTATGGTGTATTCTGAAGACTCTATTTTTTTAGATTCTCTTTATGTTAACTTAAAACAAGACACTACCCGATTTAATGTTTACTTAAAATCAAATACCCCAGAACATTTCTATTATGATACTCAAGACCCAAGAGTTGGAGACCTCATCATTATGCCTAAACCACCCTATACTTTTGGTAAAAAAGGAAAACCAATACATCCCGGATCCAGCACCCATGGTTATGATCCTTTAGCCTGTCCAGAAATGGGAGCTATTTTCTACGCAAAAGGACCAGCATTTCAAAAGAATCTGGAATTAGATTCACTATATAATGTGGATGTATATCCCCTGGTGGCCAAAATTCTAAATCTTGAATTTGATCAAAATCAAATCGATGGCACTATACTTTCCTCAGCTCCAATATTAAAATAA
- a CDS encoding ATPase: MIVIADSGSTKTDWVILNTSGKVFHQTSTIGFNPVFHSSEFILKHLNKNDDLNKIRKDVVQVFFYGAGCSSPAKKSIIKNPLEEYFENSNHYIGHDLEAAAISTYHNEPHIACILGTGSNSCYYDGATCIENTPALGFILGDEASGAYFGKELVKTFLYHQLSEEVHADFIKTYQMNLDQIIDKVYRQPSPNVFLAGLTPFIHKHLKDATLQNIVAKGMNSFLTHHVLCYPEAKNVQTNFVGSIAYYFQDILCREAEKLQIPIGQIIQKPIDGLVKYHQRKLG, from the coding sequence ATGATTGTCATTGCGGATAGTGGATCTACCAAAACGGATTGGGTTATTTTAAACACATCGGGTAAGGTTTTTCATCAAACCTCTACGATTGGTTTTAATCCTGTTTTTCATTCTTCAGAATTTATTCTTAAACATCTAAACAAAAACGATGATTTAAATAAAATCCGAAAGGATGTAGTGCAAGTGTTTTTTTACGGAGCGGGTTGTTCTTCACCTGCAAAAAAGTCCATCATAAAAAATCCACTTGAAGAATATTTTGAGAATTCAAACCATTATATCGGGCATGATCTCGAAGCAGCTGCCATCTCAACATATCACAACGAGCCTCATATTGCATGCATTTTAGGGACCGGTTCAAATTCTTGTTATTATGATGGTGCTACATGTATCGAAAATACACCTGCTTTGGGGTTTATTTTAGGAGATGAAGCTAGTGGCGCCTATTTTGGAAAAGAACTGGTAAAGACATTTTTATATCATCAGTTATCGGAAGAGGTTCATGCTGATTTTATCAAAACCTATCAAATGAATCTCGACCAGATCATAGACAAGGTGTATCGTCAACCGTCTCCAAATGTTTTTTTAGCGGGTTTAACACCTTTTATTCATAAGCACCTGAAAGATGCTACTCTTCAAAACATTGTTGCTAAAGGCATGAATTCATTTTTAACACATCATGTTTTATGCTATCCGGAAGCCAAAAACGTTCAAACCAATTTTGTGGGATCAATTGCCTATTATTTTCAGGATATTTTATGTCGGGAAGCCGAGAAGCTACAAATTCCAATCGGTCAAATCATTCAAAAACCTATTGATGGACTTGTGAAGTATCATCAAAGAAAACTTGGTTAG
- the pfkA gene encoding 6-phosphofructokinase translates to MSKIKKIGVLTSGGDAPGMNAAIRAVVRSCVYYKIEVVGIIQGFNGLINNEIQPFDKRSVSNIINKGGTILKTARSEEFKTPEGRKKAYQNIQKNGIEALVVIGGDGSFTGASIFESEFNIPCIGIPGTIDNDIYGTDYTIGFDTAVNTVVEAADKIRDTASSHNRFFFIEVMGRDSGYIAMYSGIACGAEKVLIPELEGEFESLVETLKESHASKKTSNIVIVAEGEQEGGAYEIAEKTKKVFPEYDVKVTVLGHIQRGGAPSYFDRVIATRMGVKAIEVLMLGRSNVMVGIENNHIVTTSLKDAIKQHPSLNPELLNVAQIASI, encoded by the coding sequence ATGTCAAAAATCAAAAAAATAGGTGTTCTAACCTCCGGTGGTGATGCTCCTGGAATGAATGCTGCCATTCGCGCAGTGGTTAGATCATGTGTATATTATAAAATTGAAGTCGTTGGAATCATCCAGGGATTTAATGGCCTCATCAATAATGAGATTCAACCCTTTGATAAACGTTCTGTCAGCAACATTATTAATAAGGGTGGAACCATACTTAAAACGGCAAGATCAGAAGAATTTAAAACTCCGGAAGGTAGAAAAAAAGCGTATCAGAATATTCAAAAAAATGGGATTGAGGCCCTAGTTGTTATCGGTGGGGATGGGTCTTTTACCGGTGCCAGTATTTTTGAATCGGAATTCAATATCCCTTGTATTGGAATCCCAGGAACCATTGATAATGATATTTATGGTACGGATTACACCATAGGGTTTGATACTGCTGTGAATACTGTAGTTGAAGCCGCAGATAAAATTAGAGACACGGCTTCTTCTCACAATAGATTCTTCTTTATAGAAGTTATGGGGCGCGATTCAGGATATATCGCGATGTATTCTGGTATTGCATGTGGTGCGGAGAAAGTCCTTATCCCGGAATTGGAGGGGGAATTTGAATCACTTGTAGAGACTTTAAAAGAAAGTCATGCCAGTAAAAAAACCTCCAATATTGTGATTGTTGCAGAAGGTGAACAAGAAGGTGGTGCATATGAAATAGCAGAAAAAACGAAAAAGGTGTTTCCTGAATATGATGTAAAAGTAACGGTACTTGGCCATATTCAAAGAGGTGGCGCACCTTCTTATTTTGATCGCGTGATTGCTACCAGAATGGGTGTTAAGGCCATTGAAGTATTGATGCTCGGGAGAAGTAATGTGATGGTTGGAATCGAAAACAATCATATTGTAACCACATCTTTAAAAGATGCCATCAAACAACATCCAAGCTTGAATCCGGAGTTATTAAATGTCGCTCAAATCGCATCTATATAA
- a CDS encoding lamin tail domain-containing protein yields MVKQWIRIAILGIAIFLTSNINAQFSDDFSDGDFTNNPTWTGMTSHFQVNGSNELWLNAPAVTSTSRLVTASQAIGNAQYDFRVRMDFNPSTSNYAKVYLTSTDSNLSGSLDGYYVRIGGASGSVDDVSLYYQSGTNSTKIIDGTDGTVALTPELDVRVTRDMAGNWELFIDTALNGTFVSEGTVFNNQATTSDYFGVYCKYTSTRSDKFFFDNFNVTGGPIMDVDPPVLDSAKATSLTQVDVYFNEKLDLVTAQTVSNYTVNLGVGNPQTATIDSQDSSIVHLTLSSPLSNNTTYNLTVVNVEDLSGNAITNQSTSFTTNVSVSYDYGDVVINEIMADPAPVVGLPDAEFIELYNNTNGTVNLANWSYKDGGSSVAQLPTFNLNAGAYVILCDEDDTTLFNGFGDVLGLSTWPALNNSGDQLGLRDANNHLIDSVNYTDTWYQDASKSSGGWTLERINPMDPCSDANNWKASLNANGGTPGIQNSVYNNQPNNALPEISSFSIVSNDQVELHFSKSLDTSLVAVSNFSIDNGLSISSVHIVGLDQLIVEVNPMMTATDIYNLAVTGLEDCFGNVMIDTTLKIAIGRAAVAYDLIFTEIYPNPNPVNIAIPDAEFVEVYNRSQDPITLGGLTFSDRSTTVNLPNEVIFPGEYVVLTEDIHAVDFEKFGRVVALTSWPSLNNSGDLITLAGVNDTIDIVLYSDTWYDDSDKKSNGWSLELINPDVLCLGANNWTGSQANDQATPAQENSVFDPTFVMDFNLESASVLGLNKVELVFSKNLDINTVIPNNFIFDQGVLVSSINMDPEILNIVELTITPQLEVGTVYKVTVNGVLDCAGEVLTNNVAEVKLPDYQDALINEVLFNPNTGGSDFVELYNRTAQDIDLKDWSLLYFNSAGDSAYKVITTTSYVLKPGAFVVLTEDSANIKFEYPNSKEGTFLYMDLPTYSNAEGDVVVLNQMGLLNDRFQYNENMHFELLNTVKGVSLERINYLPGENTGNNWHSAASTSGFATPGFKNSQYLTSNTTGSNVTISPKTFTPNNDGYKDVLSIAYSFNSEGNVVTLTVHNADGQLIRTLVNNQSVGTEGTFQWDGMNDNRELMPTGMYIILMRVFDLDNNQQVIKNVAVLAIP; encoded by the coding sequence ATGGTGAAACAGTGGATTCGAATTGCAATTTTAGGGATTGCGATATTTCTAACGAGCAATATAAACGCACAGTTTTCAGACGATTTTTCTGATGGAGATTTTACAAATAACCCGACCTGGACTGGAATGACATCACATTTTCAAGTGAATGGTTCCAATGAATTATGGTTAAATGCACCGGCTGTAACATCAACTTCAAGATTGGTGACTGCGAGTCAGGCAATAGGAAATGCACAATATGACTTTAGAGTTAGAATGGATTTTAATCCTTCCACTTCGAATTACGCTAAAGTATATTTAACTTCAACGGATAGTAATTTATCCGGGAGTTTAGATGGTTATTATGTAAGAATTGGAGGCGCATCCGGATCGGTAGATGATGTAAGCTTATATTATCAGTCGGGAACGAATTCAACTAAGATTATTGATGGAACTGATGGTACCGTAGCCTTAACTCCAGAATTAGATGTCCGTGTGACCAGAGATATGGCCGGGAATTGGGAATTGTTCATTGATACGGCTTTGAATGGCACATTTGTATCTGAAGGAACGGTGTTTAACAATCAAGCAACCACGTCCGATTATTTTGGAGTATATTGTAAATATACGTCTACCCGAAGCGATAAATTTTTCTTCGATAATTTTAATGTAACGGGTGGTCCAATAATGGATGTTGATCCTCCGGTATTGGATAGTGCCAAAGCAACTTCTCTTACTCAGGTTGATGTTTATTTTAATGAGAAACTGGACCTGGTAACCGCTCAAACCGTATCAAATTACACTGTGAATTTAGGTGTTGGGAATCCGCAAACTGCTACAATTGATTCGCAAGATAGTTCTATCGTGCATTTGACTTTATCATCTCCATTATCCAACAATACGACTTATAATTTAACCGTAGTGAATGTGGAAGATCTAAGTGGGAATGCAATAACGAATCAAAGTACCTCATTCACTACGAATGTTTCCGTTTCATATGATTATGGCGATGTTGTGATCAATGAGATAATGGCAGATCCAGCTCCGGTTGTAGGATTACCTGATGCAGAGTTTATAGAACTTTATAATAATACCAATGGGACAGTTAATCTGGCTAATTGGTCGTATAAAGATGGAGGGTCATCTGTTGCACAATTACCAACTTTCAATTTGAATGCTGGAGCATATGTGATTTTATGCGATGAAGACGATACGACATTATTTAATGGTTTTGGAGATGTATTAGGATTATCTACCTGGCCCGCATTGAATAATAGTGGAGATCAATTGGGATTAAGGGATGCGAATAACCATCTGATTGATTCAGTAAATTATACGGACACCTGGTATCAGGATGCATCCAAATCATCAGGAGGGTGGACTTTAGAAAGAATCAACCCTATGGACCCATGTAGCGATGCCAATAACTGGAAAGCTTCACTGAATGCTAATGGAGGTACGCCTGGAATACAAAATAGTGTGTATAATAACCAACCGAATAATGCATTACCGGAAATAAGTTCTTTTTCCATTGTGTCAAATGATCAGGTCGAATTGCATTTTTCAAAATCTTTAGATACGAGCTTAGTTGCAGTTTCAAACTTTTCTATCGATAATGGCTTAAGTATAAGCTCAGTTCATATAGTAGGGTTAGATCAATTGATTGTGGAAGTGAATCCAATGATGACGGCCACAGATATTTACAATTTAGCTGTAACAGGTTTAGAGGATTGTTTTGGAAATGTGATGATCGATACGACCCTAAAAATTGCCATTGGTAGAGCTGCAGTAGCCTACGATCTAATTTTTACAGAAATATATCCAAATCCCAATCCGGTAAATATTGCTATCCCGGATGCAGAGTTTGTTGAAGTATATAACAGATCGCAAGATCCAATTACTTTGGGAGGGCTTACATTTAGTGACCGTAGTACTACCGTAAATTTACCAAATGAAGTTATTTTTCCTGGAGAGTATGTGGTGTTAACCGAGGATATTCATGCTGTAGATTTTGAAAAATTTGGTAGGGTGGTAGCTTTAACTTCCTGGCCATCGTTAAATAATTCGGGAGACCTGATTACATTGGCTGGTGTAAACGATACTATAGATATTGTACTATATAGTGATACCTGGTATGATGATTCTGATAAGAAGTCAAATGGATGGTCTTTAGAATTAATTAATCCGGATGTTTTGTGTTTGGGAGCCAATAATTGGACGGGATCACAAGCCAATGATCAAGCTACTCCAGCGCAAGAAAACAGTGTGTTTGATCCTACGTTTGTAATGGACTTTAATCTGGAGTCTGCATCAGTTTTAGGGTTAAATAAAGTCGAATTGGTGTTTTCTAAAAATCTGGATATAAATACAGTTATTCCTAACAATTTTATATTCGATCAAGGTGTGTTGGTGAGCTCAATAAACATGGATCCTGAAATATTGAATATTGTAGAGTTAACGATTACCCCACAATTAGAAGTTGGAACAGTCTATAAAGTAACAGTCAATGGAGTTTTGGATTGTGCAGGTGAAGTTTTAACTAATAATGTGGCAGAGGTAAAACTACCGGATTATCAGGATGCATTGATCAATGAGGTTTTATTTAATCCGAATACGGGAGGAAGCGATTTTGTGGAATTGTACAATAGAACTGCTCAGGATATAGATTTAAAAGATTGGAGCTTGCTGTATTTCAATAGTGCTGGAGACTCTGCATACAAGGTGATCACTACGACTTCATATGTATTAAAGCCAGGTGCATTTGTAGTATTAACAGAAGACAGCGCGAATATCAAATTTGAATATCCAAACAGTAAAGAGGGAACGTTCTTATATATGGATTTACCCACCTATTCGAATGCTGAAGGAGATGTCGTTGTGTTAAATCAAATGGGGCTTTTAAATGATAGGTTCCAGTATAATGAGAATATGCATTTTGAATTATTAAATACGGTTAAAGGTGTTTCATTAGAAAGAATCAATTATTTACCTGGAGAAAACACAGGTAACAATTGGCATTCTGCAGCCTCAACATCGGGGTTTGCGACACCTGGGTTTAAGAATTCTCAGTATCTAACATCAAATACAACCGGGTCCAATGTGACCATTTCCCCAAAGACCTTTACTCCAAATAATGATGGCTATAAAGATGTTCTTTCAATTGCATATAGCTTTAATTCTGAGGGTAATGTGGTGACACTGACTGTTCATAATGCAGATGGACAATTGATCCGTACTTTGGTGAATAATCAATCTGTCGGCACAGAAGGTACATTTCAGTGGGACGGAATGAATGATAACAGAGAGTTAATGCCTACCGGAATGTATATCATTTTGATGCGTGTATTTGATTTGGACAATAATCAACAAGTAATTAAGAATGTGGCAGTTTTAGCAATTCCTTAA